GTAACGCAACAGGAACAGGACAAACATTGACGTTATCTGGAATTGAGGCTGGCTATGGAGAGAGTATGGTGCTGCGCAGCGTACAGCTGAAGGTGGAGCCCGGTCAAGTCGTCTGCCTGATGGGCCGCAACGGCGTCGGCAAGACGACGCTGATGAAGACGATTATGGGTCTCATCAAGCCGCGCAGCGGCAAGGTTGTCTACGGGGACGCAGACATTACCACAGCTCCGCCCGACCGGCGGGCGAAGCGCGGCATTAGCTATGTGCCGCAGGGGCGGGACATTTTTCAGCAGCTAACGGTAGAGGAGAACATCCGGCTCGGTCTCGAGGCCGCCTCCGCCGAGAAGCGCAAGGCTGGCATACCACCTCACGTCTACGAGATGTTCCCGGTGCTGAAGGAGATGCTGCATCGCAAGGGCGGCGACCTGAGCGGCGGCCAGCAGCAGCAGCTGTCCATCGCCCGCGCCATCGTCTCCGATCCCGAGCTGCTGCTGCTCGACGAGCCGATGGAGGGCATTCAGCCATCGATCGTGATGGACATCGAGAATGCGATCGCCTCCATTAAGGCGGCTGGTCGAACGTCCGTTCTACTCATCGAGCAGAGCCTCGCCTTCGCCACGTCGATCGCAGACTATTACTACGTCATCGACAAGGGCACGGTCGTTGCTGAGGGCAAGGGCGCGGAGCTGAGTGAGGAGCAGATGCGCAAGCATTTGGCCGTATGATCAAGATGCAGCGTGACGCAGTACGTGACCGCCTAGCCATGACGAAGCGAAAAGGATGAACTCCGCACCCACATGCGAGGTTCATCCTTCTTTTTAGCAGCAGCTATCCGCCCCCACCATTACCAATTGGTCATTGTCCACGTCAAGCGTGAGCTTCTTGCTTTCTTCCATAATCTTCCGTTCAATTGCAACAGGTATACCATTAATCACTGTCGTTATATCACTTTGCTCCAGCTGCTCCAGAACAAGTCCCATCTTAGGTCCGCTGCAACCCATACCGTCAAAAACTACCCGCATTCCATTCACTTGATGCTCGTCCAGTAACGCCTGGATTGCATCTCTTGCTGCCGAAGTAATGATCATGCTCTATCTTCACCTCCCTTCAGTCTATTCAAATACTCCGTCTACATATCAGTACCTATTAATATGTTCATCATATTAGTACCTTCTAATGTATTTGTCAAATAGTTCTCTGGGAGATGGTCGAGGCGACCATCTAAGAACCGCAAAGAAGCTCCCCATGTACCTACAGCAGGGGAGCTTACACGTGACTTCGATGCAGCATGTTAAACCAAGACCCTCCGAGACGTGACGTTAATCCAGACACCACTCTACTCCACTGACAGATCTAATCCAACAACCCCGATCCGACGACCCGATGCATCTGTGATCGCAGCGGCAATCGTCATACACGGGCGCTTCGTAATCGCCGAAATGTAGATGCGGGAGACGTACGTCCCTTCGCGCATCGCGCCCTGCCACCAATCACGGTGCTTCGCATTGAGTAAGCCCGCCTTCGGCTCAGAGAAGATGAATGTCCCGTCCTCGCGGTTCGACCAGATCGCTTGAATACCAGCGTTGCCCATCATGTATGCCTTGAGCAGCCGCTCATGCAGATGCAACTCCAAGGACTGAATGCCAGGCTCCGCTGCAATGCTCTTCACGAGCGCGACGAGCGCCTCGACCTGCTGCGAGGAATGTCCACTGCCTTCGCCGAGTTCTCCGCTCTCCTGCAGCGCGCTGCTCAGCTCCTCCGCATCCTTCAGCAAATTGTCGCTGACTGCTCCCAGCTCCTCGATCTGCTCTCTCTGCTTCGACACATATTCGAGCGTATGATCGAGGTCGCCGATCGTCTCGCCGATCGTCCCAACCGCCTGCTGCAGCCCGTCCGCTGTCACATGGATCAGCTCGGCCTGCCGGTGGGCGAAGTCCACTGCTTGCCCGACGATCGAATGAACGTCGATCACCTTGTCGTAGATGAGCTCTAGCCTCTGCTTCACTTCCATAATCTCATCCAAGCCCTGCGCCACCGACTCCTTCTCCTTCTCGACCGAGGCGACGACCTGGTTGACGCCTTGCGTGACATTGTCGAGCAACTGCGAGGAACGGGCTACCGCCCCCTTGCTCTGATCGGCAAGCTGACGAATGCGCCCTGCGACGACGGCGAAGCCTCTCCCCGCTTCACCCGCACGCGCCGATTCAATCGAGGCGTTCAAGGCGAGCAGCGACGTCTCCTCGACGATGCCGACGAGATCCGCGTTCATCGCTTCAATATGGCTAATGTAACGGAGCAGATCCTGAATGTTGTCCCACATCATCTCGTTGGACAGCTTCATCTCACCCATTACACGATCCGTGCTCTGCAAGTCCTGCACAATCTCCATCACCACATCCTTCGTCCCCGCAACCTGCTGCTGCATGCCATCAGACAGACGCTGAATGTGCGCGGTGAGCTCGGTGACATCGTTCATCATAACGAACGCTGACTCAATATGGTGCATCGCCGACGTACTCCGTGCGCGCAATCGCCCCTCCTGCCGCTGCGTATCGTCCGCCGTTCGCTGCAACCCTTGGCTATGCCGGTTCACTTCCTCCATCGCCGCGCCGAGACGATCTGCGGCAACCTGCATATCGTAGCTCATCGCGCGCAGCCTCTGCTTCGACTGCTCGAGCTCGCCCGAGAGCTGTCGCCACTTGCCAGCCAGCTTCAGCAGCAAGAGTCCGAGCAGCAGCATTCCTGCCGCCAGCAGCGCCTTGTACCACCAGATCATTGGTACGAGCATCACTGCGACGAGCACAATTCCCCATATTCCAGCCATTCGGATCGACATCGTTGTCCCCATAGCGTCACCTCTTGTGTATGTCATGTTTCCTAACATTATATCAGCACAGGGGGCAGAAAGAAATCAATACAACAAAAAAAACACGAGCTCATCGCCCGTGCCTCAGTCGTCGCTCTGTAGTCGCTTCATAAAATCTTCAGCCGCGCTGTAGCCCTGTTGCCGCAGGTACCAATTGTTCGCCGCCGCCTCGACCAAGCCGGCCACGTCCCTTCCGGGCTGCAGCTGAATCTCGATATGTGGAATCTTAATATCCATATACTCGGTAAATTTGGGCTCCAGCTCAAGATCGTTGTTCAACGCATCGTCCTGCCACTTCGACAGCTCGATATCGAGCACGATGCGCGTCTCGTCCTGGAACGCCTTACGCCCGTACAGCCGCGAGACGTTAACGAGCCCGATGCTGCGCAGTGCGAGGAACTCCTTCGTCTTGCCGTTGTGCGTGCCGAGAATCGTCTCCGGCCCAATCTTCTTCAGCACGACGATATCGTCGGCTACGAGCCGGTGTCCGCGCCGAATGAGCGTGTGGGCCGTCTCGCTCTTGCCTACACCTGACTTGCCCCGCAGCAGAATGCCGATTCCCGACACGTTCACGCACACGCCATGAATCGCGATCTCCGGAGCGAGCGCCTTAGCAAGGAACGAATCGACCAGCTCGAGAAAGCGGTACGTCGGATGGGAGGTCCGCAGCAGCGGGATGCCCTCCTCCTCGCAATACTTCGTCAAATATTTAAGCCCCTCCTGATTGCGAGTCACGACGAAGCAAGGCGGGTGATACTTCACCATATTGCCAATGCGCAGGTTGCGGTCCTCCTCGCTCATCTTGTGCAAATACGTGATCTCCTTGCGGCCGAGCACCTGAACGTGGGCGTGTGGGAAGTAGTCGAAATAACCAACGAACTCCAGGCCCGGACGGTTCGCACGCGAATGCGGTATTTCCCGATGAAGCTGAGTATTTCCTGCCAATATTTCCAGATTAAAGCGCTTTACTAAATCTTGCACCGTTACTGATTTCATATCGGAATCCTCCTGATCGTGGCATCTTGACATCAGCTACATTCTTAACGAAGGGCGGCAGAAGATACGTCACTAGACTGCCTCTTCGCCGTCAGCCGCTAGCTCCAGCGGCAGGTCTGCGTACACGATGGTCCCCCGATGAAGCTCGCTCTCTATTCGAATCGTACCCCCAATATGATCGAGCAGCTTCTTGACCATGTACAGACCAATGCCCTGTCCACTCTTATCCGTATTCGTCTTCTCATACTTGAGGAACAGCTTGTCCAGCTGCTCCCGCGACATTCCCGCCCCTGAGTCTTCGATGACAAGACGTATGCGCCCCCCCTCGTGGAACGCGCTCAAGCGAACAGCACCGCCCTCCTCGCTGTACTTGATCGCATTGCTGAGCAGGTTCGATATGATGAGCTTCAAGCCGATCCGATTGCCCTGAAGACGCTCTGAAACAAGCTGTACCTCCGACTGCAGCTGGATGCTTTGCGTACGTGCCTTCGTCTCCATCACAGCTACTACCTGCTCGACAATCGGACGAATCTCGATCATCGACTTCGTCCACAGCGCCTCCGAGGATAGCATCTGCTCAGTATTAATGATATGCGTCACTTCGTTATCGATGACTTCGACATAATCCATGATCGCCCGCAGCTTGTCTCCCTTCGCTGGGTCCAACTCCTGAGGCAGCAGCATCGAAGCATAAGCCTTAATGACCGTAAGCGGATTACGCACCTCGTGCGACACCACATGCACAAAGTCCAGCTTCTGCTTGTAGAAGTCAACCTCCGACTGCATCCGAGTATGGACGGACAGCGAAGGAAATACGATTTGGCGTTCCTTATTCGCGTATAGAGGAGAACGGACGAGCGCCTCATCCGTCATGAAATATTCGTGGCTTCGCAGCATCCGATTTTGTACGAAAGCGGAGAGCGAGTCGCTGTTATAGGCGCATACAGCAAGCATCCGCATCTCTTTCACAGATTGTCTGCACGCGCATTCATACACTTCCAGCTGTCGAAAAATATCATCTTGGTCCTCCCAGATGACATGCCCCCATGACCGGACCTTCTTCTTATTTAGCACCAACGGCTCGAACAGCTCCTCCAGATTAGCCAGTACCTTGTCGGAGTCAAACCGGCCATACTTGCAGTAGAAATCACGGCTATCTACGAAATAAATAAGTGATAGCTGCTCTTCATCCAGCTTCGCCGACAACCGTTGCAGAATCATGTCACGATGCTCCTCACTATCTACAAGCACGACATGCTGCCCAAGCTGAATACCTGTAAGCAGGAAGGCTGCTGCGTTGTCCGCATAGCCCTCCTTCGACTCGTATGTGTACAGGATGTGCGCACCGGAGGATACATCTATATGTTCGGTTAAAGAAATCGTTCGTTGCTTCAAGGCTGCACTCTCCTGATCTATGAAAGCCATAAATGACTACATGTTGTCGTATCTTATCGAGTTCGACACACAGGAGACCATTCCTTTTTTTCATACAAAGGATTGTCAGCAGCACGGAAAAAGAAAATCAGCCGAACATCATTCGGCTGACGACCCTCCCTCAGCCCAGCTCTATGCTCCGCAGTCACCAGACTCGGGCACACGCTTGCCGAGCCGACCACGCGCATACGCA
Above is a genomic segment from Paenibacillus sp. YYML68 containing:
- a CDS encoding MEDS domain-containing protein encodes the protein MKQRTISLTEHIDVSSGAHILYTYESKEGYADNAAAFLLTGIQLGQHVVLVDSEEHRDMILQRLSAKLDEEQLSLIYFVDSRDFYCKYGRFDSDKVLANLEELFEPLVLNKKKVRSWGHVIWEDQDDIFRQLEVYECACRQSVKEMRMLAVCAYNSDSLSAFVQNRMLRSHEYFMTDEALVRSPLYANKERQIVFPSLSVHTRMQSEVDFYKQKLDFVHVVSHEVRNPLTVIKAYASMLLPQELDPAKGDKLRAIMDYVEVIDNEVTHIINTEQMLSSEALWTKSMIEIRPIVEQVVAVMETKARTQSIQLQSEVQLVSERLQGNRIGLKLIISNLLSNAIKYSEEGGAVRLSAFHEGGRIRLVIEDSGAGMSREQLDKLFLKYEKTNTDKSGQGIGLYMVKKLLDHIGGTIRIESELHRGTIVYADLPLELAADGEEAV
- the hprK gene encoding HPr(Ser) kinase/phosphatase → MKSVTVQDLVKRFNLEILAGNTQLHREIPHSRANRPGLEFVGYFDYFPHAHVQVLGRKEITYLHKMSEEDRNLRIGNMVKYHPPCFVVTRNQEGLKYLTKYCEEEGIPLLRTSHPTYRFLELVDSFLAKALAPEIAIHGVCVNVSGIGILLRGKSGVGKSETAHTLIRRGHRLVADDIVVLKKIGPETILGTHNGKTKEFLALRSIGLVNVSRLYGRKAFQDETRIVLDIELSKWQDDALNNDLELEPKFTEYMDIKIPHIEIQLQPGRDVAGLVEAAANNWYLRQQGYSAAEDFMKRLQSDD
- a CDS encoding methyl-accepting chemotaxis protein yields the protein MGTTMSIRMAGIWGIVLVAVMLVPMIWWYKALLAAGMLLLGLLLLKLAGKWRQLSGELEQSKQRLRAMSYDMQVAADRLGAAMEEVNRHSQGLQRTADDTQRQEGRLRARSTSAMHHIESAFVMMNDVTELTAHIQRLSDGMQQQVAGTKDVVMEIVQDLQSTDRVMGEMKLSNEMMWDNIQDLLRYISHIEAMNADLVGIVEETSLLALNASIESARAGEAGRGFAVVAGRIRQLADQSKGAVARSSQLLDNVTQGVNQVVASVEKEKESVAQGLDEIMEVKQRLELIYDKVIDVHSIVGQAVDFAHRQAELIHVTADGLQQAVGTIGETIGDLDHTLEYVSKQREQIEELGAVSDNLLKDAEELSSALQESGELGEGSGHSSQQVEALVALVKSIAAEPGIQSLELHLHERLLKAYMMGNAGIQAIWSNREDGTFIFSEPKAGLLNAKHRDWWQGAMREGTYVSRIYISAITKRPCMTIAAAITDASGRRIGVVGLDLSVE
- the urtE gene encoding urea ABC transporter ATP-binding subunit UrtE, coding for MSNATGTGQTLTLSGIEAGYGESMVLRSVQLKVEPGQVVCLMGRNGVGKTTLMKTIMGLIKPRSGKVVYGDADITTAPPDRRAKRGISYVPQGRDIFQQLTVEENIRLGLEAASAEKRKAGIPPHVYEMFPVLKEMLHRKGGDLSGGQQQQLSIARAIVSDPELLLLDEPMEGIQPSIVMDIENAIASIKAAGRTSVLLIEQSLAFATSIADYYYVIDKGTVVAEGKGAELSEEQMRKHLAV